One window of Medicago truncatula cultivar Jemalong A17 chromosome 2, MtrunA17r5.0-ANR, whole genome shotgun sequence genomic DNA carries:
- the LOC25488022 gene encoding uncharacterized protein isoform X3: MNHCLQCISQHHQAQDMYNTEYESTSIGPLLHILRKLDHERVTSHLSDINARITAQKYDSARDNAQVVIVLYEVLMFPILLDYQPLFTEFELFVEAIDNKHELALSGHQQFPGVYALLFCKRSVRSVGYRLAGSMGRVRTAADLEPLQPLLKKFIGCLEADALPLVVETSVPRTPLDRMSVWIGIKSLLGFLDPPAFEEGILENYPFFLDIVLNHISGDSLEFSHAVTCLRLLFEMLGCKLWLSSTLSPSVMRNTLLGQCFHIRNEKIHKDIFGLFQPFLQSLEALHDGDHEKQRRHFLYFLLHQVPVSSNFSILTRKLACQIALLIVHRGYKMNPPCPPFECAHMWGPSLVSSLKDSSLHSSLRQPAFDLIQTIIISDATALIYPVLNCCTTRSIDSSMECEFLKLDDESDDIWLPSIRDGEEQDCKSSWSEFNVQSDIASQECREWMCIPMLWADVLVDTSPSVLPLSFSKAVFWARSCFPMVEHESSAEMMLPVRSCLSSFAAEISSSYGWKVPTGSDDGGDGNKSNNSVEVLTMSFPLIRTFNRFTTHFLVQMRQEELRSRWIWEPLMSQSLILSLLDPNDDVRQFGKSMLEQVSETRGLSCGLKFLCSYRPSLCATILGLKHAMKLARLDSVLLKFHTLHHFWFLLCKLLKDEGVLGPQLPESSHGESRVSKFSSQGGFLKQPAFDSLHIDTDKHVINVELKIKEKFSCLLSEMAWPVFCRCLVKGKEFIDYNFCQMTCVRLLEILPVLVDKLCLFGEEELRNFTMLVKNKLGFKWLQNLMEWGKSSLKVVIVYWKRALTYLLNLFKGSCNNTSASAIMTIENLIMSDGYTLEELTEQVSRLSMSLSSKDSRNFQEGNVKLKSLVSKSLPFDKNFLSANIHSSSMEDKGLQILDSEVMTDKNDIETIVILSDDEAEPKVFPNAILPVSETGQNISDGNIIPHAAGNNLPASDREIQNVSYMKTSKETEETFQKKDTTAVFCHSSQKRDSANIRNKLAVTPDIDSKAPEICKREVISKSKDRVNLIKSSAEAVSTKNLNKIIDTVSSTANKILRDFRDSEDDPLETALKSVGRTQLYVPKPTSILKRKVIQLKTTLENRSACLHRVEDPTRRFKPPSLDDWYKPILEIDYFAIVGLSSARKDESRAVNKLKEVPVCFQSAEQYVEIFRPLVLEEFKAQLQNSFLEMSSWEEMFHGSLSVMSVERIDDFHIVRFVHDDGDSATCWSFSENDLVLLTKDPPHKSNHDVHMVGKVERREKDNNRSINIVCIRFYFQNGSSRLNQARRNLTERSKWHGCRIMSITSQIREFHALSSIKHIPLLPLILNPVNDSYCLDECKEADLSKLCQSLQQTLRSSFNVTQLRAISVSIGRAKQKKTVELSLVQGPPGTGKTRTIVAIVSALLASPSHKINGLKNPLNENMAQNSLSTYSRPKVDQSAAIARAWQDAAVARQLNDDVQSSSKSFGNCARQRVLICAQSNAAVDELVSRISSHGLYGSNGKMYKPYLVRVGNAKTVHPNSLPFFIDTIVDHRVAEERMHSKDGRNDLRVDSSAVLRSNLEKLVDSIRFYETKRANLRDVDSDVKSAMWDKTETSDAEIEMKLGKLYEQKRKLYKDLRNVQAQEKKANEETKTLRNKLRKSILREAEIVVTTLSGCGGDLYGVCTETMLCSKFRGPSEHTLFDAVVIDEAAQALEPASLIPLQLLKSIGTQCIMVGDPKQLPATVLSNIASKFRFECSMFERLQKAGHPVIMLTEQYRMHPEICKFPSLHFYDNKLLNGSQMSSKSAPFHETKGLGPYAFYDIIDGREAHGKNSGAMSLCNEHEADAAIEILRFFKKRYPAEFIGGRIGIITPYKCQLSLLRSRFLNAFGSSTIADIEFNTVDGFQGREVDILLLSTVRAGHSGTAASEINSSSIGFVADIRRMNVALTRAKLSLWILGNARTLQTNHNWAALVKDAKERNLIMTAKMPYQSLFKTAKNKRVFENSDNHARPSKHEKNVKDNGHNAPKKLVNDNDTLVKKNKSVSEVKDRNNDSRDENNFSVLGQNPQAKERDSKNKHISVKKDTTCVEGGREGKHRMKIRLGKTPLSKRQSKFQNSRTDLDHPVEKLGGGQASKPSESEKLAMHSRGDMSSSTEVTASSMKGCHKERVANNQDRASNQSMGAEISKRKQQREAVDAILNSCLISTKKDERSTEVSAKRSFSSSIANGNMKPPKKRSVRPDE; the protein is encoded by the exons ATGAACCACTGCCTTCAGTGCATTTCTCAGCATCATCAAGCCCAAGACATGTATAACACCGAGTACGAGTCTACATCTATCGGCCCTCTTCTCCATATCTTGCGAAAGCTTGATCACGAGAGGGTCACATCACACCTCAGTGATATCAATGCAAGAATAACCGCACAAAAATATGATTCTGCTCGTGATAATGCtcaagttgttattgttttGTATGAG GTATTGATGTTCCCAATTCTCTTAGATTATCAGCCTCTATTCACCGAGTTTGAGTTGTTTGTGGAAGCTATTGATAATAAGCACGAACTGGCTTTGTCTGGGCATCAACAATTTCCG GGAGTATATGCATTACTTTTTTGCAAGAGAAGCGTTCGTTCTGTTGGATACCGTCTAGCTGGATCAATGGGAAGAGTAAG GACTGCTGCAGACTTGGAACCTCTGCAACCGCTGCTTAAGAAATTTATTGGCTGTTTAGAGGCAGATGCTTTGCCATTGGTTGTGGAGACTTCAGTACCAAGAACTCCACTGGATCGCATGTCCGTATGGATTGGTATCAAATCATT ACTTGGCTTCTTGGATCCTCCAGCTTTTGAAGAAGGGATATTGGAAAATTATCCCTTTTTTCTTGACATCGTACTCAATCATATTAGTGGTGATTCACTTGAATTTTCACATGCTGTTACTTGCTTGAGACTGCTTTTTGAAATGCTCG GCTGTAAGCTTTGGCTAAGTTCTACACTGTCTCCAAGTGTAATGCGCAACACTCTACTTGGTCAATGCTTCCATATCCGCAATGAGAAAATCCATAAAGATATTTTTGGTCTATTCCAACCCTTTCTACAG TCTCTTGAAGCTTTGCATGATGGGGATCATGAAAAGCAACGTAGgcattttctctattttctccTCCATCAAGTGCCAGTGAGCAGTAACTTCAGCATTCTAACAAGAAAATTGGCATGCCAG ATAGCACTTCTTATTGTACACCGAGGTTACAAGATGAACCCACCATGCCCTCCTTTTGAATGTGCACATATGTG GGGACCTTCGCTTGTCTCATCTCTGAAGGACTCCTCGCTTCACAGTTCTTTGAGGCAACCTGCTTTTGATCTTATACAGACAATCATAATATCAGATGCTACTGCTTTAATATATCCAGTGCTGAATTGCTGCACAACTCGGAGCATTGATAGTAGCATGGAATGTGAGTTCCTTAAGTTGGATGATGAAAGTGATGATATTTGGTTGCCGTCTATTCGAGATGGTGAAGAGCAGGATTGTAAAAGTTCTTGGAGTGAATTCAATGTGCAGAGTGACATAGCCTCTCAAGAGTGCAGAGAGTGGATGTGCATTCCAATGTTATGGGCTGATGTTTTAGTTGATACCAGTCCCTCAGTTCTTCCACTTTCATTTTCCAAAGCTGTTTTTTGGGCACGGTCTTGTTTTCCAATGGTAGAACATGAGAGCAGTGCTGAAATGATGCTTCCAGTCAGATCTTGCCTTTCATCTTTTGCTGCAGAAATATCATCTTCATATGGATGGAAGGTTCCAACTGGATCTGATGATGGTGGAGATGGAAACAAATCAAATAACTCAGTTGAAGTGTTGACCATGTCTTTTCCTTTAATAAGAACATTTAACAG GTTCACTACACATTTTCTAGTTCAGATGAGGCAAGAAGAACTTCGAAGTCGGTGGATTTGGGAACCACTGATGAGTCAAAGCTTGATCCTTTCGCTATTGGATCCAAATGAT GATGTTAGACAATTTGGAAAGTCTATGTTGGAGCAAGTTTCAGAAACTCGTGGTCTTTCTTGTGGATTGAAGTTTCTTTGTTCTTACAGACCCTCATTGTGTGCAACTATTTTGGGCCTAAAACATGCTATGAAACTG GCCCGACTGGATTCTGTTCTGTTGAAGTTTCATACTTTACATCATTTTTGGTTTCTTTTATGCAAATTACTCAAAGATGAGGGTGTACTTGGCCCACAGTTGCCTGAAAGTTCACACGGTGAATCCAGGGTGTCAAAGTTCTCTTCACAAGGCGGGTTTTTGAAGCAGCCAGCTTTTGATTCTCTGCACATCGATACTGATAAACATGTTATTAACGTTGaactaaaaataaaggaaaaatttaGTTGCTTACTATCTGAAATGGCATGGCCCGTTTTTTGCAGGTGCCTGGTAAAAGGCAAGGAATTTATTGATTACAATTTCTGCCAG ATGACTTGTGTTCGTTTACTTGAGATTCTCCCTGTTCTTGTTGATAAACTCTGCCTATTTGGTGAAGAAGAGCTTAGAAATTTCACAATGctggtaaaaaataaattgggtTTTAAATGGCTTCAAAATCTCATGGAGTGGGGAAAGTCATCACTAAAAGTTGTAATCGTTTACTGGAAGAGAGCACTTACTTATTTACTGAATCTGTTCAAAGGTTCTTGTAATAACACTTCTGCATCAGCAATCATGACCATTGAAAATCTTATTATGAGCG ATGGTTATACTTTGGAAGAATTGACAGAACAGGTCTCTCGGTTGTCCATGTCTCTATCTAGCAAAGACTCTCGTAATTTTCAGGAGGGAAATGTGAAGCTCAAATCTTTAGTATCTAAAAGCTTGCCATTTGACAAGAACTTTTTAAGTGCTAATATTCATTCTTCATCCATGGAGGATAAAGGTTTACAAATTTTGGATTCTGAAGTGATGACTGACAAAAACGATATTGAAACTATAGTCATTCTTTCAGATGATGAAGCTGAACCAAAAGTGTTTCCCAATGCCATTTTACCAGTTAGTGAGACAGGTCAGAACATATCTGATGGCAACATAATCCCTCACGCTGCTGGTAATAATTTACCAGCTTCTGACCGTGAAATCCAGAATGTTTCGTACATGAAAACTTCTAAGGAAACAGAGGAGACCTTCCAGAAAAAGGATACTACTGCTGTTTTCTGTCATTCTTCTCAGAAGAGAGACTCTGCTAATATACGGAATAAGCTTGCAGTTACTCCAGATATTGATTCAAAGGCCCCAGAGATTTGTAAGAGGGAAGTAATCTCAAAATCCAAGGATAGGGTCAATTTGATAAAATCTTCTGCTGAAGCTGTCAGCActaaaaatttgaacaaaattattGACACTGTGTCAAGTACTGCCAACAAAATTTTACGTGATTTTCGGGATTCTGAAGATGATCCGCTAGAGACTGCTTTGAAATCCGTGGGACGTACCCAGTTGTATGTACCAAAGCCTACttcaattttgaaaagaaaagttatTCAACTAAAAACTACTCTTGAAAACAGATCTGCTTGTCTTCATAGGGTAGAGGACCCAACGAGAAGATTCAAGCCACCAAGTTTGGATGATTGGTATAAACCTATTCTTGAAATAGATTATTTTGCAATAGTTGGTTTGTCATCtgcaagaaaagatgaaagccgGGCTGTTAACAAATTAAAGGAAGTTCCTGTATGTTTTCAATCAGCTGAACAGTATGTGGAGATATTTCGGCCATTAGTTTTGGAGGAGTTTAAAGCACAACTTCAAAATTCTTTTCTTGAAATGTCTTCGTGGGAGGAGATGTTTCATGGAAGCCTTTCTGTGATGTCAGTAGAGAGAATTGACGATTTTCATATTGTTCGTTTTGTCCATGATGATGGTGATTCTGCAACATGCTGGAGCTTTTCAGAAAACGACTTAGTTTTGCTAACGAAAGATCCTCCACATAAATCTAATCACGATGTTCATATGGTGGGAAAG GTTGAAAGGCGTGAGAAAGACAACAACAGAAGTATAAATATTGTTTGCATCCGGTTCTATTTTCAAAATGGTTCGTCACGTTTAAATCAAGCTAGAAGAAATCTCACTGAACGAAGTAAATGGCATGGATGCCGAATAATGAGCATTACCTCACAAATTCGAGAATTTCATGCATTGTCATCCATAAAACACATTCCCTTACTTCCACTCATTTTAAATCCTGTCAACGATTCCTATTGTCTTGATGAGTGTAAAGAAGCAGATCTCAGCAAGTTGTGCCAGTCATTGCAGCAAACTCTTAGGTCCTCGTTTAATGTCACTCAGCTCCGAGCAATAAGTGTTTCTATTGGAAGGGCTAAGCAAAAGAAAACTGTTGAATTATCTCTTGTTCAGGGTCCTCCAG GAACTGGGAAGACGCGTACTATTGTTGCAATTGTCAGTGCCCTTCTAGCTTCTCCTTCACATAAGATAAATGGTTTAAAAAATCCTTTAAATGAAAACATGGCCCAAAATTCTTTATCTACCTATTCAAGACCAAAGGTTGACCAGAGTGCTGCTATTGCAAGGGCATGGCAGGATGCTGCTGTGGCTAGACAATTAAATGATGATGTCCAGAGTTCATCAAAATCTTTCGGAAACTGTGCTAGACAAAGGGTTCTTATCTGTGCTCAATCTAATGCTGCAGTAGATGAATTGGTATCAAGAATTTCTAGCCACGGTCTTTATGGAAGTAATGGGAAAATGTACAAGCCTTATCTTGTGAGGGTTGGAAATGCTAAAACAGTCCATCCAAATTCATTGCCATTCTTTATTGATACAATTGTTGATCATCGTGTAGCTGAAGAGAGGATGCATTCAAAAGATGGGAGGAATGATTTGAGGGTAGATTCATCAGCAGTGTTGCGGTCTAATTTGGAGAAACTGGTTGATTCTATCAGATTCTATGAAACCAAGCGTGCTAACTTAAGGGATGTGGATTCTGATGTTAAAAGTGCTATGTGGGATAAGACAGAAACGTCTGATGCTGAAATTGAAATGAAGTTAGGCAAGCTGTATGAACAGAAAAGGAAGCTATATAAAGATCTTCGTAATGTTCAGGCTCAGGAAAAGAAAGCCAATGAAGAAACCAAAACTCTTAGGAATAAGCTGCGGAAGTCTATACTAAGGGAAGCTGAAATTGTGGTAACTACGTTGAGTGGATGTGGTGGGGACCTTTATGGAGTTTGCACTGAAACAATGTTATGCTCAAAGTTTCGGGGTCCTTCTGAACATACCCTTTTCGATGCTGTTGTAATTGATGAAGCTGCCCAA GCTCTTGAGCCAGCTAGTCTAATTCCTCTTCAGCTTTTAAAATCAATTGGAACCCAATGCATTATG GTTGGTGACCCAAAGCAGCTTCCTGCAACTGTCCTATCAAATATTGCAAGTAAATTTCGTTTTGAGTGCAGCATGTTTGAGCGTTTACAAAAGGCTGGGCATCCTGTTATTATGCTTACGGAACAG TATAGAATGCATCCAGAGATATGCAAGTTTCCTTCGTTGCATTTCTATGACAACAAATTACTAAATGGTAGCCAAATGTCTAGCAAATCAGCACCATTTCATGAGACCAAGGGTCTTGGGCCTTATGCATTCTATGATATTATTGATGGTCGGGAGGCTCATGGGAAAAACTCTGGTGCAATGTCACTTTGTAATGAGCATGAAGCTGATGCTGCAATTGAAATACTAAGATTTTTCAAGAAAAG GTACCCAGCTGAATTTATTGGTGGAAGAATTGGCATTATTACTCCATACAAGTGCCAACTTTCTCTTCTGCGGTCTCGTTTTCTTAATGCATTTGGATCTTCGACCATAGCTGACATTGAATTTAACACCGTGGATGGTTTCCAAGGTAGAGAGGTGGATATATTGTTGCTTTCCACTGTAAGAGCAGGTCATTCAGGCACTGCTGCATCTGAAATAAACTCAAGCTCTATTGGATTTGTTGCTGATATAAGACGGATGAATGTTGCCTTGACAAGGGCCAAGTTATCACTTTGGATTTTGGGTAATGCAAGAACTTTGCAGACAAACCATAACTGGGCAGCTCTTGTTAAAGATGCTAAAGAAAGAAACTTGATCATGACGGCTAAGATGCCATATCAATCATTGTTCAAAACAGCTAAAAATAAGCGTGTTTTTGAAAATTCTGATAATCACGCAAGGCCGTCGAAGCATGAGAAGAACGTTAAGGATAATGGCCACAACGCACCAAAAAAATTGGTCAACGACAACGATACCCttgtcaagaaaaataaatctgtTTCTGAAGTCAAAGACAGGAATAATGATAGTCGTGATGAGAATAACTTTTCAGTTTTGGGACAAAATCCTCAGGCCAAGGAAAGAGATTCCAAAAATAAGCATATTTCCGTAAAGAAGGATACAACATGTGTAGAAGGTGGAAGAGAAGGAAAACATAGAATGAAGATTCGCTTGGGAAAGACACCATTGAGTAAAAGGCaatccaaatttcaaaattcaaggactgATTTGGATCATCCGGTGGAAAAACTAGGCGGTGGACAGGCATCAAAACCTTCTGAGTCAGAAAAACTGGCTATGCATTCCAGAGGGGATATGAGCAGTTCTACAGAAGTTACTGCATCCTCAATGAAAGGATGCCACAAAGAGAGAGTTGCGAATAATCAAGATAGAGCTTCTAATCAAAGTATGGGGGCTGAAATTTCAAAAAGGAAACAGCAGCGTGAAGCTGTTGATGCTATTCTTAACTCATGTTTGATATCTACGAAGAAGGATGAGAGATCGACAGAAGTTTCTGCAAAAAGGTCCTTTTCCTCATCTATTGCAAACGGGAATATGAAACCACCTAAGAAAAGAAGTG